The genomic stretch CCGGCCTCGAGAAATTCCTTCGACCAAGTGTAATACATGCTTTCGGCGATACCCTCGCGGCGGCAGAGCGCGGCGATACTGTCTTCGCCGCGCAGGCCTTCCAGCACAATGCGGATCTTTTCCTCGGCCGAATAGGATTTGCGTGTGGCCCGGCGGATATCCTTGATCGCCTTGTCTGCCGTCGGCTTCTGCTGCCCGGATTTCTGTCTCATCTTCGCTTCCTTTGCGTGCGCTATGATGAGCCAAAACCCTCCCTTATCCGTTAAGCCAGATCTGTCTCAAAGGCGTTGAGACGGAACAGTTGGTCAGAGCTTCAAGCGTAGACGCGGTGAACATTCAATGCGAATCCTGCATAGTAACTCTTGACTTAAAAGATCAGTATATGGCGCGCCTCAAGCGTTGGCCAGTAGGCAAATCTCCGGGGAATGGATCATTGAACGGACAGAAAATTACCTTGTACAAGCTGTTCGGTGAAACCAGGGAATTACGCTGGATACCTGAAGATCAAGCAGATAGGCCGGGGCTGTATCCTCGGCGCCGCCATGGCCGGGACCGGCTTCGGCGTGTGGCTCTCCGATGGGTTGATGCAGGTGCTGAAGGCGTTGAAGGGTGGGTAAGTCAGCGTCCAGTCGGAAGGGCAGGCCTTTCCAGCACTCTGTGGTTCGACACGGAGCCAGTGAATTCTGCAGGACTACTTGTGACGTTGATGTCGCTTCGTTAGTTGCCGCAACCGATGAAGCTCACAGGCCTGCTGAACCCGGGCTTCGGATACCCCTGTAGCCGCCGCGGCAGCCCGAATATCGCCGCCGAGATTGACTATGGCAATCGCCCTGTCGAGCTCGTTGTCTCTCTTGTGTCGGCGGTGCTTGGGCCTGTCTTTATCGGACATGTTCGAAGGACGCTTCGTGCTCATAGCGCCATTCTGATGCCAGCGAAAAGGAAGCCCCCCGCGCCGAGTATTCCAGCATACCAAAACCAGATGCGGTTATAAATCGGCGTTGAACGAAAACAGTAGGGGCATTTCGTTGCCCCCAGCTTCAGAGAGTAGTGACAACTGCAACGAAACAGACGCTTGTTCAATTTGGAGCCCCCAGTCGAGAAAGTGCATGCTTTTTATAGGCGATGAAAAATTCTCGTCAATCTGGGATTGCATCATGATATGAAGGACCGAGGCCGGTGAAGTGAACACTTCACCGGCCTTTTTCTCTGCCCGGATCCCGGGCGGCCTGCAGCCCGGGAGGGCTGCAAACGACGGGTCAGTCGCCAAACATGGTCCCGTCCGGTAAGCACAAAGAATCCTCACCGCACCCGGTTGCCTGCGCAGGCGACGCGGTGTGTGGCAGATTCGGACATATCCCACAATGCAAGGAATGATCTCGGTGCGGCCTGTGTCGCCGCCGGCCGCCTATCTTGGCGGCAAGAAACGTCTCGCCAAGCGCGTATCCTCCCTCATCGAACAGACCCCGCACGATCTCTATGCAGAGCCTTTTGTCGGCATGGGCGGCGTGTTCTTCCGCCGTTCGCTTGCCGCCCGCTGCGAGGTTATCAACGACTATTCGGGCGATGTGATCACGCTCTTCCGGATCCTGCAGCGGCACTATCCGCAGTTCATGGAAGTGATGAAATTCCAGCTCACCTCAAGGCGGGAATTCGAACGGCTCGCCGCGACGGATCCGGCAACGCTCACCGATCTCGAGCGCTCCGCCCGCTTTCTCTACCTCCAGCGCCTCGCCTTCGGCGGCAAGATCATGGGCCGCAGTTTTGGCGTTGAGCGCCACGGCCCGGCCCGCTTCGATTTGACGCGACTGGGGCCGATCCTGGAAGAGGTGCACGAACGCCTCTCCGGCGTCGTCATCGAAAACCTCGACTGGCGCGCCTTCATCGATCGCTATGACAGGGAAGGGGCGTTGTTCTACCTCGATCCGCCCTATTTTGGCTGCGAGACGGATTACAGCAAGGACAGCTTCAAGCGCGCCGACTTCGCCGAAATGGCTGAACGTCTAGCCGGCATCAAGGGCCGGTTCATCCTGTCGCTCAATGACCGACCGGAGGTGCGGGAGATCTTCTCGGCCTTCGAGTTTGCCGACGTGAAGCTCGACTACACGATCGGTAGCGGCGGGCAAAAGCCGGTGGGCGAGATCATCATTTTTGATCGCTCTGATGATGCTGAGAATCGCAACTACCCGCTCTTCTGAGCGGGTGTTCATCCGAGGTGACGCCTGATCAGGCCGTGTCGGGCATCCATTCCCAGTCCTCGTATTTGTCTCCACGCTGACGGATATGGGAATAGCGCTTGAGGGAGACCCATGAGCGGTGGCCGGAGACAGCGGCGGCATGCGGAATGTTGTAGCCGATCTCGAAAAGCCGGCTTATGCCCTCGTGCCTGAGGTCGTGGAAGTGCAGATCTTCGATGCCGATCAGCCGGCAGGCTCTGGTGAAGTTGGCGCTGATGGATTCCGGCGCGTAAGGGAAAATCCGTTCGTCTTTCTGCGCCGCGCGCCTGATGACGGCCATGGCGGGCGCCGGCATGTCGCACCAGTTGTCGTTTCCTATCTTCTGTCCCGGGTTTTTCATGTCTCGCACGAGTACGCGGCTGTTTTGCGCGTCGAGGTCAGCCCAGGTGATGCGGCAGATCTCGTCTTGTCTGCGCGTGGAGAAGAGCGCGAACAGGACGATCTCGTCCATGGGCATGGATTGCGGTGCCTGAATGCTGCGTCGTCGGAAGAATGTTAGGATACGACCGAGCTCCTCGAGTGTCGGCCGGCGATCGCGCTGCCTACTTTTCGAGGTCATGCCCAACCGTTTGGCGACGATCACGCCATCCTGCATAGCCTGTCGATCAAGCGGGTAGCCCCAGGCAGGCCGCGCAATCGCAAAGACAGATGAGAGGTGAGACAGATAGTTGGCGACAGTTTGCGGTTTCTTGTCGATCGAAAGCTCGCGCGCCAGGGCGATGATGTGCGCGCTGGTGATTTCCTCGCAGGGAAGGTCGGCAATGTCGTAACCTTTCAGCGTGCGAAGGACCTGGGCCTTGGTTCTGCCCATGGGGGCTGCGTTTTCCCTGATATATTGGTCGATAACGTCGGCCAGTGTTACGTTTCCATGCTTGGCGCGCTCAAGTCCGCCCGGCTCAAGCAGATCGCCTTCGCGCTTATTCATCCACGCGACGGCGAGCTTCTTGCGGTCAAACGTCTGGCTCTCGCTGTGGACTGTTTTGCCTTTGCGGGTTATGCGGATCTGCGCCGTATAGACGATGAGGCCGGATTTTTTCTTTTTTCGTGCTGTTATCGTGCCCATATTGCTAACGCTTTTTTCGTGTTGCTTAAAATTAGCATTAGCATTCAAAAGAAGGTCTGAAAAGGCACAAAATAGGATAAAAATCCTATATCGAAATGAGCTGGAAAGTGAAAAATAACAGTAAAATCAATAATAAATCGGGAAGGCGCTTCGCGGTTGCACCGATGATGGATTGGACGGATCGGCATTGTCGGTATTTTCATCGGCAGATGATGGCCGGGGGGCAGGTCTATAGCGAGATGATTGTCGCGGATGCGATCCTGCGCGGCGACCGGGACCGGCTGTTGGGGTTTGATGCCGTCGAGCATCCCGTGGTGCTGCAACTCGGCGGCTCCGATCCGCTAAAGCTTGCCGAGGCAGCGAAGATCGGCGCCCGATACGGCTATGACGAGATCGGGCTGAATGTCGGCTGCCCGTCCGATCGCGTGCAATCCGGCACATTCGGCGCCTGCCTGATGCAGACGCCCGGGATCGTCGAGAAGGCCGTGGCGGCGATGAAGGCGGCGGTCGATGTGCCGGTTTCGGTCAAGTGCCGTATCGGCGTTGACGAGCAGGAGCCGGAAACGGTGTTGCCCGATTTTGTCGCCCGCATGGCCGGGGCAGGGGCGGACGCGGTGTGGATCCACGCCCGCAAGGCCTGGCTGAAGGGGCTGAGCCCCAAGGAGAACCGGACGATCCCGCCGCTCGATTATCCGCTGGTCTATCGCATGAAGGCGGAAAATCCGGACCTTTTCATCGGCATCAATGGCGGCATCGCCACGCTTGAGGAAGCGGAAGCGCATCTCGGCCATGTCGACGGCGTGATGCTGGGGCGTGCCGCCTACCAGACGCCGCGTCTTCTGGCCGAGGTCGACCGCCGCCTCTTCGGCATGCCTGGGAAGCCGTTCGATCCGGACGCGCTCTGCCGCGCGATGATGGACTATGCGGCGCGGCAGGTTGGGGAGGGCGTTCGTCTGTCGCAGATCACCCGCCACATGATCGGATTGTTCAGTGGCTATTCCGGTGCGCGGCGCTACCGCCAGATCCTTTCGAGCGACGCTGTCAGGCCCGGCGCGGGCCCCGAAGTGATCGCGGAGGCTTTTGCCGCAGTGGCTTTCGATGCCGAAACGGCGTGACGTTTCGGCATCGTTCGGCCATCAGACAGATGAATAGCTCAGAATCGCGGAGCCGGGAAACGCGGTCCTGGCGTGCTTCCGTTTCTCCGCGAAGCGCGAGAGCGCCCAATCTGTTGTCTTGCGCAATTCAGCACGGAAAGCCGGTATCCACTTTTCCTGGAAACGCTTCGAGGCTGCCGACGAGGCTTGTGTCGCGCCGGTCGTGACCGCATCCGGCCATCCCGCAACTGTCATGCGCGACTTGAGCCGAGCGTGAAGTCGACTTAAGTGATTGAAAATTAGCAGGAAAATTGTCGTTCTGGCCGGGCAAGCCCGAAGGTGCCCCGGGAACGGGTTTGTCAGCAAACCGAGAACCGCGTTTCCAGGAAACGCGGTTCTTTTTTGCAATAGGCCTCAGCCCTTGAGCGTGTTGCGGATGGCGGCAATTGCGGCTTCCGCCTTGTCGCCGTCCGGGCCGCCGGCCTGGGCCATGTCCGGCCTGCCGCCGCCGCCCTTGCCGCCGAGCGCTTCCGAGGCCACGCGCACGAGGTCGACCGCGGAGACGCTGTCGGTCAGGTCGGCGGTAACGGAAACCACGACGCTGGCCTTATTGTCCTCCGCCAGGCTGATGAAGACGACCACGGTGCGGCTCCTGTCCTTCTTGGCGCTGTCGGCAAGACCCTTCAGCTCCTTGGCGGCAACGCCGGAAAGCACCTTGGCGGCAAGCGAGAGGTCGCCGATCCTTTCCGCTTCGTCGGACGGGCCGGAGCCGCCGAGCGCGATCTGCTTGCGCGCTTCGGCAAGCTCGCGTTCCAGCCGGCGCCGTTCTTCGGCAAGGGTCGCGACACGGTTTGCCACCTCGTCCGGCTGCACCTTGAGGGCGGCGGCGAGCGCCTTCACCTTGTCATCCTGCCGGGTGAGGTAGCGGCGCGCATCCACGCCGGTCAGCGCCTCGATGCGGCGCACGCCGGCGCCCACCGCACTTTCGCCGACGATGCGGATCAGGCCGATCTCGCCGGTGGCGCGCACATGGGTTCCGCCGCACAGTTCGAGCGAGTAGGTCTTGCCGGCCTTCTCGCCGGTTGTGGCCGTGCCCATGGAAACGACGCGCACCTCGTCGCCGTATTTCTCGCCGAACAGCGCCATGGCTCCTTCGGCGATGGCGTCGTCGACGCCCATCAGCCGGGTGGAGACCGGCGCATTCTGCAGCACGATCTCATTGGCCATGTCCTCGACCACGGCGAGTTCCTCGCTCGTCATCGGCTTGGGGTGGGAAATGTCGAAGCGCAGCCGTTCGGGCGCGACCAGAGAGCCCTTCTGGGCCACATGCGAGCCGAGCTTCTGACGCAAGGCCTCATGGATCAGATGGGTCGCGGAGTGGTTGGCGCGCAGCCTCGCACGCCGTGCATGATCGACCTCGAGGCTCGCCGGCTCGCCAAGCGAAACCGTGCCCTTCTCGACGTTGCAGTAGTGGATGAAGAGGCCGTTGCCCTTCTTCTGCGTATCGGTCACCCGCAGCCTGGCCGCGTCGGTCGCGATCGTGCCGGTGTCGCCCATCTGGCCGCCCGACTCGCCGTAAAACGGCGTCTGGTTGACGACGACGGCAACCATATCGCCGGCCTCGGCCTTCTCCACGGCGGCGCCGTCCTTGACCATGGCCAGCACCACGCCCTCGGCCTTTTCCGTCTCGTAGCCGAGAAACTCGGTCGCTTCGTGCTTCTCGCCGAGCTCGAACCAGATGGTCTCCGTCGCCGTGTCGCCGGAGCCGGCCCAGTGGGCGCGGGCCTCGGCGCGCTGGCGGTGCATGGCGTCCTGGAAGCCGGTCAGGTCGACATGGATGTCGCGCGCCCTGAGCGCGTCCTGGGTCAGGTCAAGCGGGAAGCCATAGGTGTCGTAGAGCTTGAAGGCGGTCTCGCCGTCGAGACTGTCGCCCTTGGAGAGGTCGCGGGTGGCCTCTTCCAGCAGCGTCAGACCGCGGTCCAGCGTCTTGCGGAAGCGGGTTTCCTCCAGCTTCAGCGTTTCGGAAATCAGCGCCTCGGCGCGCTGAAGTTCCGGATAGGCGCGGCCCATCTCACTGATGAGCGTCGGCAGCAGGCGGTAGATGATCGGCTCCCGGGCGCCAAGAAGCTCGGCGTGGCGCATGGCGCGGCGCATGATCCGGCGCAGCACGTAACCCCGGCCCTCGTTCGAGGGAAGCACGCCATCGGCGATCAGGAAGGCGGAGGCGCGCAGATGGTCGGCGATCACCCTGTGGCTGGCCTGTCGCTCGCCTTCGGCCTTCACCCCTGTCAGTTCGACCGAAGCGCCGATCAGCTTCCGGAACAGGTCGATATCGTAATTGTCGTGCTTGCCCTGCAGCACGGCGGCGACGCGCTCGAGGCCCATGCCGGTGTCGATCGAGGGGCGCGGCAGGTTTTCGCGGCGTTCCGGCGTGATCTGCTCGTACTGCATGAAGACGAGATTCCAGATCTCGATGAAGCGGTCGCCGTCCTCTTCCGCGGAGCCGGGGGGGCCGCCCCAGATATGATCGCCGTGGTCGTAGAAGATTTCCGAGCAGGGGCCGCAGGGCCCGGTATCGCCCATCGACCAGAAATTGTCGGAGGTCGGAATGCGGATGATCCGGTCCTCGGGAAGACCGGCGATCTTGCGCCAGAGCTCGAACGCCTCGTCGTCCTCGTGGTAGACGGTTGCCAGCAGCTTGTCCTTCGGCAGGCCGAACTCCTTCGTAATCAATTCCCAGGCAAGCGAGATCGCCTGTTCCTTGAAATAGTCGCCGAAGGAGAAATTGCCCATCATCTCGAAGAAGGTGTGGTGGCGCGCGGTGTAGCCGACATTGTCGAGATCGTTGTGCTTGCCGCCGGCGCGCACGCATTTCTGCGCCGTCGTCGCGGTCGAATAGGGACGGTGCTCAAGCCCGGTGAAGACGTTCTTGAACGGCACCATGCCGGCATTGGTGAACATCAGGGTCGGGTCGTTATGCGGCACAAGCGGGCTGGAAGCGACGACCTCGTGTCCGTTCCGCTTGAAGAAGTCGAGAAATGTCGACCGGATTTCATTCACGCCACTCATGAGTGCCACGCCCCTTCATATATCGGTGTTGTCTGCCGAGACTTTCCCGGGCTTTTAGCGGCAGGCGTCGCCACTGTCCAGACAGGACAAAACAGCGGCTCCGCAAAGCCGCTGTCAGTGCATCTCACAGGCGCCCGGATCACGCGCCGGACGGAAGCCTCAATCAATCGTCGTCCGTTCCGGTCGCCTGGTTTTCCTCGTCGGTATCCAAAAGGCCCTCGGACAGGAGCCCGGCATTCTGCCGGAGCGCCAGTTCAATCTCTTCGGCAATCGCGGCGTTCTCCCTGAGGAAGGTCTTGGCGTTCTCGCGGCCCTGGCCAAGACGCTGGCTGTTATAGGAGAACCACGAACCGGATTTCTCGACGATGCCGGCCTTCACGCCAAGATCGATCAACTCGCCCATCTTGGAAACGCCTTCGCCATACATGATGTCGAACTCCACCTGCTTGAAGGGCGGGGCCATCTTGTTCTTGACGACCTTGACGCGGGTCTGGTTGCCGACCACCTCGTCGCGATCCTTGACCGAGCCGATGCGGCGGATGTCGAGGCGGACGGAGGCATAGAATTTCAGCGCGTTGCCGCCCGTCGTCGTCTCCGGTGAACCGAACATGACGCCGATCTTCATGCGGATCTGGTTGATGAAGATGACCATGCAGTTTGAGCGCGAGATCGAGGCGGTCAGCTTGCGCAACGCCTGGCTCATCAGCCGGGCCTGGGAGCCGGGCAGGCTGTCGCCCATCTCGCCCTCGATTTCGGCGCGCGGCGTGAGTGCGGCGACCGAATCGACGACGATCACGTCCAGCGCGCCGGAGCGAACCAGCGTGTCGGCGATCTCGAGCGCCTGCTCGCCGGTGTCGGGCT from Martelella sp. AD-3 encodes the following:
- the recA gene encoding recombinase RecA, which encodes MAQNSLKLVEEKSVNKSKALEAALSQIERSFGKGSIMKLGANDSVVEIETVSTGSLGLDIALGIGGLPRGRIVEIYGPESSGKTTLALQTIAEAQKGGGTCGFIDAEHALDPIYARKLGVDLHDLLISQPDTGEQALEIADTLVRSGALDVIVVDSVAALTPRAEIEGEMGDSLPGSQARLMSQALRKLTASISRSNCMVIFINQIRMKIGVMFGSPETTTGGNALKFYASVRLDIRRIGSVKDRDEVVGNQTRVKVVKNKMAPPFKQVEFDIMYGEGVSKMGELIDLGVKAGIVEKSGSWFSYNSQRLGQGRENAKTFLRENAAIAEEIELALRQNAGLLSEGLLDTDEENQATGTDDD
- the xerC gene encoding tyrosine recombinase XerC, with product MGTITARKKKKSGLIVYTAQIRITRKGKTVHSESQTFDRKKLAVAWMNKREGDLLEPGGLERAKHGNVTLADVIDQYIRENAAPMGRTKAQVLRTLKGYDIADLPCEEITSAHIIALARELSIDKKPQTVANYLSHLSSVFAIARPAWGYPLDRQAMQDGVIVAKRLGMTSKSRQRDRRPTLEELGRILTFFRRRSIQAPQSMPMDEIVLFALFSTRRQDEICRITWADLDAQNSRVLVRDMKNPGQKIGNDNWCDMPAPAMAVIRRAAQKDERIFPYAPESISANFTRACRLIGIEDLHFHDLRHEGISRLFEIGYNIPHAAAVSGHRSWVSLKRYSHIRQRGDKYEDWEWMPDTA
- the alaS gene encoding alanine--tRNA ligase — encoded protein: MSGVNEIRSTFLDFFKRNGHEVVASSPLVPHNDPTLMFTNAGMVPFKNVFTGLEHRPYSTATTAQKCVRAGGKHNDLDNVGYTARHHTFFEMMGNFSFGDYFKEQAISLAWELITKEFGLPKDKLLATVYHEDDEAFELWRKIAGLPEDRIIRIPTSDNFWSMGDTGPCGPCSEIFYDHGDHIWGGPPGSAEEDGDRFIEIWNLVFMQYEQITPERRENLPRPSIDTGMGLERVAAVLQGKHDNYDIDLFRKLIGASVELTGVKAEGERQASHRVIADHLRASAFLIADGVLPSNEGRGYVLRRIMRRAMRHAELLGAREPIIYRLLPTLISEMGRAYPELQRAEALISETLKLEETRFRKTLDRGLTLLEEATRDLSKGDSLDGETAFKLYDTYGFPLDLTQDALRARDIHVDLTGFQDAMHRQRAEARAHWAGSGDTATETIWFELGEKHEATEFLGYETEKAEGVVLAMVKDGAAVEKAEAGDMVAVVVNQTPFYGESGGQMGDTGTIATDAARLRVTDTQKKGNGLFIHYCNVEKGTVSLGEPASLEVDHARRARLRANHSATHLIHEALRQKLGSHVAQKGSLVAPERLRFDISHPKPMTSEELAVVEDMANEIVLQNAPVSTRLMGVDDAIAEGAMALFGEKYGDEVRVVSMGTATTGEKAGKTYSLELCGGTHVRATGEIGLIRIVGESAVGAGVRRIEALTGVDARRYLTRQDDKVKALAAALKVQPDEVANRVATLAEERRRLERELAEARKQIALGGSGPSDEAERIGDLSLAAKVLSGVAAKELKGLADSAKKDRSRTVVVFISLAEDNKASVVVSVTADLTDSVSAVDLVRVASEALGGKGGGGRPDMAQAGGPDGDKAEAAIAAIRNTLKG
- a CDS encoding DNA adenine methylase, with product MQGMISVRPVSPPAAYLGGKKRLAKRVSSLIEQTPHDLYAEPFVGMGGVFFRRSLAARCEVINDYSGDVITLFRILQRHYPQFMEVMKFQLTSRREFERLAATDPATLTDLERSARFLYLQRLAFGGKIMGRSFGVERHGPARFDLTRLGPILEEVHERLSGVVIENLDWRAFIDRYDREGALFYLDPPYFGCETDYSKDSFKRADFAEMAERLAGIKGRFILSLNDRPEVREIFSAFEFADVKLDYTIGSGGQKPVGEIIIFDRSDDAENRNYPLF
- the dusA gene encoding tRNA dihydrouridine(20/20a) synthase DusA — protein: MSWKVKNNSKINNKSGRRFAVAPMMDWTDRHCRYFHRQMMAGGQVYSEMIVADAILRGDRDRLLGFDAVEHPVVLQLGGSDPLKLAEAAKIGARYGYDEIGLNVGCPSDRVQSGTFGACLMQTPGIVEKAVAAMKAAVDVPVSVKCRIGVDEQEPETVLPDFVARMAGAGADAVWIHARKAWLKGLSPKENRTIPPLDYPLVYRMKAENPDLFIGINGGIATLEEAEAHLGHVDGVMLGRAAYQTPRLLAEVDRRLFGMPGKPFDPDALCRAMMDYAARQVGEGVRLSQITRHMIGLFSGYSGARRYRQILSSDAVRPGAGPEVIAEAFAAVAFDAETA